In Carassius gibelio isolate Cgi1373 ecotype wild population from Czech Republic chromosome B19, carGib1.2-hapl.c, whole genome shotgun sequence, one DNA window encodes the following:
- the abrab gene encoding actin binding Rho activating protein b, whose protein sequence is MSEKKPSTNKNIKKLRAISMVCSLTRSWQQWVSENEEKQSSEPSGWAPSYSEDPKDAKKVAPKIKPSQKSLSNQDSRNKDQDDVEAAEESRIKTAQVVKTVTREVQEKSAGIDFLTKRICKDPATDELDKILSKKGSPTRRRKCSNMVSELTRSWKEMENEKKQAQEDTEDNEDRSLQLGTNQEDTENNRTNETTESAVTIKRSSVLRGKKDVEDANKINTLSKKYSAVGNLKSRWQNWASEHTVNQKLNPFSEDFDYEYSMSTRLRPGEEGYGRPKEGSKTAERARRAEAHIHREIDDMCFIIRTMADPDPDGYTRVTFGDLFDRYVRISDKVVGILMRARKHGKVAFDGEMLWQGRDDGVIITLLV, encoded by the exons ATGTCAGAAAAGAAGCCCTCAACGAACAAGAACATTAAAAAGCTGCGTGCCATAAGCATGGTGTGCAGCTTAACACGGAGCTGGCAGCAGTGGGTGAGTGAAAATGAAGAGAAGCAGTCCAGTGAACCCAGCGGATGGGCCCCGAGTTACTCAGAAGACCCCAAAGATGCAAAAAAGGTAGCTCCAAAGATCAAACCGTCTCAAAAGTCCCTTTCCAATCAGGATTCTAGAAATAAAGACCAGGATGATGTGGAGGCCGCCGAGGAGTCACGCATCAAAACTGCACAAGTGGTGAAAACCGTGACGAGGGAAGTTCAGGAGAAAAGTGCGGGCATTGACTTTTTGACCAAACGCATCTGTAAGGACCCGGCCACGGATGAACTGGACAAGATCCTGAGCAAGAAAGGGTCGCCCACGCGCCGCAGGAAGTGCTCCAACATGGTCTCGGAGCTGACACGGAGTTGGAAGGAAATGGAAAATGAGAAAAAGCAGGCTCAGGAGGACACTGAGGATAATGAGGATAGAAGCCTGCAGCTAGGAACCAACCAGGAGGACACCGAGAATAATAGGACGAATGAAACTACAGAGTCCGCGGTCACAATCAAAAGATCCTCTGTTCTCAG GGGCAAGAAGGATGTTGAAGATGCCAACAAAATAAATACCCTGTCCAAAAAATACAGCGCTGTGGGCAACTTAAAAAGCCGCTGGCAAAACTGGGCATCAGAGCATACCGTCAATCAGAAGCTCAACCCCTTCAGCGAGGACTTTGATTATGAGTACTCCATGTCAACACGGCTGCGGCCGGGTGAGGAGGGCTATGGGAGGCCCAAAGAGGGCAGTAAGACAGCAGAGAGGGCCAGACGCGCAGAGGCACACATCCACAGGGAGATTGATGACATGTGCTTCATCATAAGGACCATGGCGGACCCGGATCCGGACGGTTACACTAGAGTGACTTTTGGTGATCTGTTTGACAGATATGTGCGGATCTCGGATAAAGTTG